The following are from one region of the Sorghum bicolor cultivar BTx623 chromosome 2, Sorghum_bicolor_NCBIv3, whole genome shotgun sequence genome:
- the LOC8057299 gene encoding ABC transporter G family member 11: MAASPLPRWAPTPSPTRPLRVSSTGQTAMPSSCSSSWWALCHSFIGSVYSPWRRSTPPPSPAGDPANNAVDDHRLGSHPLDCVGARGSSLPEEASHEVFLTWEDLSVTASSGKAKAAVIIDKISGYARPGEVLALMGPSGCGKTTLLDALAGRLGSDKKKTGNILINGRREKLAFGTSAYVTQETLLMATLTVTEAVHYSAQLQLPDSVPAAEKRERADRAIRQMGLAAVAGHRIGGRVCKGISGGQRRRVSICVELLASPALAFLDEPTSGLDSAASFHVMSRIAGLARDERVTVVAAMHQPSSEVFQLFHGLCLMAYGRMVYFGPASDAIQFFDANGYACPMRRNPSDHFLMMINKDFEELEEGSTLLLPCATEVIQTLVDSLISQKSLAITNEAFMMKQGAPFTKKRQASFLTKCVVLTKRSVINMHRDMGYYWLRFGIYIAICVSIGTIFFNVGYSFASIQARGSMLMFTSTLLTMMAIGGFPSFVEDMKVFRKEQLNGHYGATAFVISNTLSSAPYLGIISIIPGAICYYLTGLQRGFDHFLYFAAVLWACTMLVEGLMMIVAAIVPDFLLGIITGSGMQGLLMLNAGFFRLPNDLPKPLWKYPTYYISYHKYATQGLYKNEFLGLVFDDLGRGFTITGDYILRTNLQVEMGYSKWVDLAILLVMVLIYRVLFLVTIKVGEAMKPMIKCMSVKV; the protein is encoded by the exons ATGGCAGCCTCCCCACTGCCGAGATGGGCACCGACACCAAGCCCAACCAGACCACTCAGGGTGTCCAGCACCGGCCAAACAGCCATGCCTTCCTCATGTAGCAGCAGCTGGTGGGCATTGTGCCACTCGTTCATCGGCTCCGTCTATTCGCCATGGAGGCGCTCTACACCACCGCCGTCGCCAGCGGGTGATCCCGCCAACAATGCCGTGGATGATCACCGACTCGGCTCTCATCCATTGGACTGTGTTGGAGCCAGAGGCTCCAGTCTACCAGAGGAGGCTAGCCATGAGGTGTTCCTGACATGGGAGGATCTTTCGGTGACAGCCTCTAGTGGGAAGGCGAAAGCCGCGGTGATTATCGACAAGATCAGCGGGTATGCACGTCCCGGTGAAGTGTTGGCTCTGATGGGGCCTTCGGGTTGCGGCAAGACAACCCTACTTGATGCCCTAGCtg GACGACTTGGTTCTGACAAGAAAAAGACGGGGAACATCTTGATCAATGGCCGACGAGAGAAACTTGCTTTTGGAACATCT GCCTACGTGACCCAAGAGACACTGCTGATGGCGACGCTGACGGTGACTGAAGCCGTCCACTACTCGGCGCAGCTGCAGCTGCCGGACTCGGTGCCGGCAGCCGAGAAGCGGGAGCGCGCCGACCGTGCCATCAGGCAGATGGGGCTCGCCGCGGTTGCCGGGCACCGCATCGGCGGCCGCGTGTGCAAGGGGATCAGCGGCGGGCAGCGCCGGCGCGTGAGCATCTGCGTCGAGCTGCTGGCGTCGCCGGCGCTGGCGTTCCTCGACGAGCCCACCAGCGGGCTGGACAGCGCGGCGTCGTTCCACGTCATGAGCCGCATCGCCGGGCTCGCGCGGGACGAGAGGGTCACGGTGGTGGCCGCCATGCACCAGCCCAGCAGCGAGGTGTTCCAGCTCTTCCATGGACTCTGCCTCATGGCGTATGGGAGGATGGTGTATTTTGGGCCAGCATCGGATGCAATCCAG TTCTTTGATGCTAATGGCTACGCCTGTCCTATGAGAAGGAACCCTTCAGATCACttcttaatgatgataaataaagattttgag GAACTTGAGGAAGGGTCCACCCTTCTGTTACCATGTGCGACTGAAGTCATACAAACTTTAGTAGATTCTTTAATATCTCAGAAAAGTTTGGCAATTACAAATGAAGCATTCATGATGAAGCAG GGTGCACCTTTCACTAAGAAAAGGCAAGCTAGTTTCTTGACCAAATGCGTAGTGTTAACCAAAAGATCAGTAATTAACATGCATCGAGACATGGGCTACTATTGGTTGCGGTTTGGTATTTATATAGCCATTTGCGTGAGCATTGGCACAATTTTCTTCAATGTTGGCTATAGTTTTGCATCAATCCAA GCAAGAGGGTCTATGTTAATGTTTACATCAACTCTATTAACAATGATGGCAATTGGGGGATTTCCATCGTTTGTCGAGGACATGAAG GTGTTCAGAAAAGAGCAGCTGAATGGACATTATGGTGCTACTGCATTTGTCATTTCTAACACACTCTCATCAGCACCATACCTAGGAATCATCTCCATAATACCAGGTGCAATATGCTATTACTTGACTGGGCTTCAAAGGGGCTTTGATCACTTCCTCTACTTTGCGGCAGTGCTATGGGCTTGCACAATGCTGGTTGAGGGATTGATGATGATTGTAGCTGCCATTGTCCCTGACTTTCTGCTGGGCATAATAACTGGTTCTGGAATGCAAGGGCTGCTAATGCTCAATGCTGGTTTCTTCAGGCTTCCAAATGACCTCCCGAAACCCTTGTGGAAGTATCCAACATACTATATCTCCTACCACAAATATGCTACACAAGGACTTTATAAGAACGAGTTTCTGGGTTTAGTGTTTGATGATTTAGGAAGGGGATTCACCATTACTGGTGACTACATACTGAGGACCAACTTACAAGTGGAGATGGGTTACTCTAAGTGGGTGGATCTTGCAATATTGCTTGTGATGGTATTGATCTACCGGGTCCTTTTCTTAGTCACTATTAAAGTAGGTGAGGCAATGAAACCCATGATTAAATGCATGTCAGTTAAAGTCTAA
- the LOC8057300 gene encoding putative lipid-transfer protein DIR1, protein MAKAQAMAALMLTVLVVLAASAEMAHGVCNLSSAGIRACQPAAAIRNPTEQPSAECCAALAGADLACLCRYKNAAGVWVRFYRIDINRAMGLPGKCGLAMPANC, encoded by the coding sequence ATGGCAAAGGCACAGGCAATGGCCGCGCTGATGCTGACCGTCTTGGTGGTCCTGGCGGCGTCTGCCGAGATGGCGCACGGCGTCTGCAACCTGTCGAGCGCCGGCATCCGGGCGTGCCAGCCGGCGGCAGCCATCCGCAACCCGACGGAGCAGCCGTCGGCCGAGTGCTGCGCCGCGCTGGCGGGGGCCGACCTGGCGTGCCTGTGCCGGTACAAGAACGCCGCCGGCGTGTGGGTGAGGTTCTACCGGATCGACATCAACCGCGCCATGGGGCTGCCGGGCAAGTGCGGCCTCGCCATGCCAGCCAACTGCTGA